The proteins below are encoded in one region of Corallococcus silvisoli:
- the scpA gene encoding methylmalonyl-CoA mutase, with product MRPTVPDFSRVAFDAPETQTPAAVRDTQRAHASEATRGAERWDTPEGIPVKPLYTHEDLEGVEHLGSLPGLPPFVRGPYSTMYVQQPWTVRQYAGFSTAEASNAFYRRNLAAGQKGLSIAFDLATHRGYDSDHPRVAGDVGMAGVAIDSIKDMRILFDRIPLDQMSVSMTMNGAVLPVLALYVVAAEEQGVKPEQLSGTIQNDILKEFMVRNTYIYPPGPSMRIIGDIFKFTAERMPRFNSISISGYHMQEAGATQDLELGYTLADGVEYVRAGLAAGLGVDAFAPRLSFFWAIGMNFFMEVAKMRAARLLWARLIKGFQPKSDKSLALRTHCQTSGWSLTAQDVYNNVVRTCVEAMAATQGHTQSLHTNSLDEAIALPTDFSARIARNTQLYLQLESGTTRVIDPWGGSYYVERLTHELAQKAWGHIQEVEALGGMTQAIEAGLPKLRIEEAAARTQARIDSGRQAIIGVNKYPPEREDRIEILKVDNSAVREAQIARLRELRAERDADEVRRRLDALTEAGRRNEGNLLALAIDAARAKATVGEISDALEKVFGRYEATVRGVTGVYSAEAGGARGIAEARAKADDFLARFGRRPRILIAKMGQDGHDRGQKVIATAFADLGFDVDIGPLFQTPEESARQGVENDVHIVGASSLAAGHLTLVPQLKAALKALGREDIMVVVGGVIPPQDYDALRAAGAAAIFGPGTVIAKAAIELLDKLAAAQEEA from the coding sequence ATGCGCCCCACCGTTCCGGACTTCTCCCGCGTCGCCTTCGACGCCCCTGAAACCCAGACGCCCGCGGCCGTGCGCGACACGCAGCGCGCGCACGCGAGCGAGGCCACGCGCGGCGCCGAGCGCTGGGACACGCCCGAGGGCATCCCGGTCAAGCCGCTCTACACGCACGAGGACCTGGAGGGCGTGGAGCACCTGGGCTCGCTGCCGGGCCTGCCGCCGTTCGTGCGCGGCCCCTACTCCACCATGTACGTGCAGCAGCCGTGGACGGTGCGCCAGTACGCGGGCTTCTCCACGGCGGAGGCGTCCAACGCCTTCTACCGCCGCAACCTCGCGGCCGGGCAGAAGGGCCTGTCCATCGCGTTCGACCTGGCCACCCACCGGGGCTACGACAGCGACCACCCGCGCGTCGCGGGCGACGTGGGCATGGCGGGCGTCGCCATCGACTCCATCAAGGACATGCGCATCCTGTTCGACCGCATCCCGCTCGACCAGATGAGCGTGTCCATGACGATGAACGGGGCCGTGCTCCCCGTGCTCGCGCTCTACGTGGTCGCGGCCGAGGAGCAGGGCGTGAAGCCCGAACAGCTCAGCGGGACCATCCAGAACGACATCCTCAAGGAGTTCATGGTCCGCAACACGTACATCTATCCGCCCGGTCCTTCGATGCGCATCATCGGGGACATCTTCAAGTTCACGGCGGAGCGGATGCCGCGCTTCAACAGCATCAGCATCAGCGGCTACCACATGCAGGAGGCCGGCGCGACGCAGGACCTGGAGCTGGGCTACACGCTCGCGGACGGCGTGGAGTACGTGCGCGCGGGCCTCGCCGCGGGCCTGGGCGTGGACGCGTTCGCCCCGCGCCTGTCGTTCTTCTGGGCCATCGGGATGAACTTCTTCATGGAGGTGGCCAAGATGCGCGCGGCCCGCCTCCTCTGGGCCCGCCTCATCAAGGGCTTCCAGCCCAAGAGCGACAAGAGCCTGGCGCTGCGCACCCACTGCCAGACGTCCGGCTGGAGCCTCACCGCGCAGGACGTCTACAACAACGTCGTGCGCACCTGCGTGGAGGCCATGGCCGCGACGCAGGGCCACACCCAGAGCCTGCACACCAACTCGCTGGACGAGGCCATCGCGCTGCCCACCGACTTCAGCGCGCGCATCGCCCGCAACACGCAGCTCTATCTCCAGTTGGAGAGCGGCACCACGCGCGTCATCGACCCGTGGGGCGGCAGCTACTACGTGGAGCGCCTCACCCACGAGCTGGCGCAGAAGGCCTGGGGCCACATCCAGGAGGTGGAGGCGCTGGGCGGCATGACCCAGGCCATTGAAGCGGGCCTGCCCAAGCTGCGCATTGAAGAGGCCGCCGCGCGCACCCAGGCGCGCATCGACTCCGGGCGCCAGGCCATCATCGGCGTGAACAAGTACCCGCCGGAGCGCGAGGACCGCATCGAGATCCTCAAGGTGGACAACTCCGCCGTGCGCGAGGCGCAGATCGCCCGCCTGCGCGAGCTGCGCGCGGAGCGCGACGCGGACGAGGTGCGCCGCCGCCTGGACGCGCTCACCGAAGCGGGCCGGCGCAACGAGGGCAACCTGCTGGCGCTGGCCATCGACGCGGCGCGGGCGAAGGCGACCGTGGGAGAGATCAGCGACGCGCTGGAGAAGGTCTTCGGGCGCTACGAGGCCACCGTGCGCGGCGTGACGGGAGTGTATTCGGCGGAGGCCGGCGGGGCGCGGGGCATCGCGGAGGCGCGGGCGAAGGCGGACGACTTCCTCGCGCGCTTCGGGCGCCGGCCGCGCATCCTCATCGCGAAGATGGGCCAGGACGGCCACGACCGCGGCCAGAAGGTCATCGCCACGGCGTTCGCGGACCTGGGCTTCGACGTGGACATCGGTCCGCTGTTCCAGACGCCGGAGGAGTCCGCACGACAGGGCGTGGAGAACGACGTGCACATCGTGGGCGCCAGCTCCCTCGCCGCGGGCCACCTCACGCTGGTGCCGCAGCTCAAGGCCGCGCTCAAGGCGCTGGGCCGCGAGGACATCATGGTCGTGGTGGGCGGCGTCATCCCGCCCCAGGACTACGACGCCCTGCGCGCCGCGGGCGCCGCCGCCATCTTCGGCCCGGGCACCGTCATCGCGAAGGCCGCCATCGAGCTGCTCGACAAGCTGGCCGCCGCGCAGGAGGAGGCGTGA
- the meaB gene encoding methylmalonyl Co-A mutase-associated GTPase MeaB translates to MKPLPADTYVEGVRAGDRALLARAITLVESEHPRHAALAQEVLTKLLPHTGKSRRVGISGVPGVGKSTFIDALGMHLVGGGQKVAVLAIDPSSSVSGGSILGDKTRMYRLAREPAAYIRPSPSSGTLGGVARKTRETLLLCEAAGFDVVLVETVGVGQSETVVADMVDFYLVLMLAGAGDELQGIKRGILEVADMVAINKADGDNLPRATRARAEYRAALHLMRPGAEPVVTTCSAMEGTGIDTLWTSVESVIAQRAASGELQQRRTQQQVGWMWAMVHDGLRAALRAHPEVAALVPVLERDVREGRATPTSAALAVLGAFLPRTQP, encoded by the coding sequence GTGAAGCCGCTTCCCGCGGACACCTACGTCGAGGGCGTCCGCGCGGGAGACCGGGCGCTGCTCGCCCGCGCCATCACCCTGGTGGAGAGCGAGCACCCGCGCCACGCGGCGCTCGCGCAGGAGGTGCTGACGAAGCTGCTGCCCCACACCGGCAAGAGCCGCCGCGTGGGCATCAGCGGCGTGCCGGGCGTGGGCAAGAGCACCTTCATCGACGCGCTGGGCATGCACCTGGTGGGCGGCGGACAGAAGGTCGCGGTGCTCGCCATCGACCCGTCCAGCAGCGTGTCCGGCGGCAGCATCCTGGGTGACAAGACGCGCATGTACCGGCTGGCGCGAGAGCCGGCCGCGTACATCCGCCCCAGCCCCTCCAGCGGCACGCTGGGCGGCGTCGCGCGCAAGACGCGGGAGACGCTGCTGCTCTGCGAGGCCGCGGGCTTCGACGTGGTGCTGGTGGAGACGGTGGGCGTGGGCCAGTCCGAGACCGTGGTCGCGGACATGGTGGACTTCTACCTGGTGCTGATGCTCGCGGGCGCCGGCGACGAGCTGCAGGGCATCAAGCGCGGCATCCTGGAAGTCGCGGACATGGTGGCCATCAACAAGGCGGACGGCGACAACCTGCCCCGCGCCACCCGGGCCCGCGCGGAGTACCGCGCCGCGCTGCACCTGATGCGCCCTGGCGCGGAGCCGGTGGTCACCACGTGCAGCGCCATGGAGGGCACGGGCATCGACACGCTGTGGACCTCCGTGGAGTCCGTCATCGCCCAGCGCGCGGCGTCCGGTGAGCTCCAGCAGCGCCGGACGCAGCAGCAGGTGGGCTGGATGTGGGCCATGGTGCACGACGGCCTGCGAGCGGCCCTGCGAGCGCACCCCGAGGTGGCCGCCCTCGTGCCCGTGCTGGAGCGGGACGTACGCGAAGGGCGCGCGACGCCGACGTCGGCCGCACTGGCTGTGCTGGGCGCGTTCCTGCCGCGAACACAGCCCTGA
- a CDS encoding alpha/beta fold hydrolase yields the protein MELQPHTFQARDGRAVHAEQGTLTVPLRHARPEGPGLTLRFVRFKSTNPSPAAPIVYLSGGPGGSGIDTARHGRFELFLALREVADVIALDQRGTGESNAHPELVQRWAVPLEQPMDEALLSATVKKAAAEASRTWTAAGVDLGAYTTMESAEDLEVLRKALGAPKLNLWGISYGTHLGLAYLRRHPQQVDRIILAGVEGPDDTWKRPAHAEALLDRWAAVLRAEGERGPGLKARLAKLLKSLRREPRVVEFTDPENGERHTWKVSPFDLQCATFESLRDPAIFRRFLALLPALEAGDYTPMVPFAGMLRDGVLRPMPLAMDAASGVSPARYALIKREASRALLGGSVNPEPLRAGDVAGVSDLGESFRGPLKAAVPVLLISGTLDGRTSPDNAESLRPGLSQAVHLVLEGAGHDGLFQSDPRILERMKAFMKGETLRDERLRIEAKR from the coding sequence TTGGAACTGCAGCCTCACACCTTCCAGGCCCGCGACGGCCGCGCCGTTCACGCCGAGCAGGGCACCCTCACCGTGCCCCTGCGTCACGCTCGGCCCGAGGGCCCGGGCCTGACCCTGCGCTTCGTGCGTTTCAAGAGTACGAACCCGTCGCCCGCGGCACCCATCGTGTACCTGTCCGGGGGCCCGGGCGGCTCCGGCATCGATACCGCGCGCCATGGCCGCTTCGAGCTGTTCCTCGCCCTGCGCGAGGTGGCCGATGTCATCGCGCTGGACCAGCGCGGCACCGGCGAGTCGAATGCTCATCCCGAGCTGGTGCAGCGCTGGGCTGTCCCGCTCGAGCAGCCCATGGACGAGGCGTTGCTCAGCGCCACGGTGAAGAAGGCCGCCGCCGAGGCGAGCCGGACCTGGACGGCGGCGGGCGTGGACCTGGGCGCGTACACCACGATGGAGAGCGCCGAAGACCTGGAGGTGCTGCGCAAGGCGCTGGGCGCCCCGAAGCTCAACCTCTGGGGTATCAGCTACGGCACCCACCTGGGCCTCGCCTACCTGCGGCGCCACCCACAGCAGGTGGACCGCATCATCCTCGCGGGCGTCGAGGGACCGGACGACACCTGGAAGCGGCCCGCGCACGCGGAGGCGCTGCTCGACCGCTGGGCGGCCGTGCTGCGCGCCGAGGGTGAGCGCGGACCGGGCCTGAAAGCGCGGCTGGCGAAGCTGTTGAAGTCGCTGCGTCGCGAGCCTCGCGTCGTTGAGTTCACGGATCCGGAAAACGGGGAGCGCCACACCTGGAAGGTCAGCCCCTTCGACCTTCAGTGCGCCACCTTCGAGTCCCTGAGAGACCCCGCCATCTTCCGGCGCTTCCTCGCCCTGCTCCCGGCGCTGGAGGCCGGAGACTACACGCCGATGGTGCCCTTCGCCGGCATGCTGCGTGATGGGGTGCTGCGACCGATGCCGCTCGCCATGGATGCGGCTTCTGGCGTGAGCCCGGCGCGTTACGCCCTCATCAAGAGGGAGGCGTCGAGGGCGCTGCTCGGCGGCAGCGTCAACCCAGAACCCCTGCGGGCGGGGGATGTGGCCGGTGTGAGCGACCTCGGCGAGTCCTTCCGCGGGCCGCTGAAGGCCGCGGTGCCGGTGCTCCTCATCAGCGGCACCTTGGATGGACGCACGAGCCCGGACAACGCGGAGTCACTGCGCCCGGGACTCTCCCAGGCCGTGCACCTAGTGCTCGAGGGGGCGGGACATGACGGCCTCTTCCAGTCGGACCCCCGCATCCTCGAGCGGATGAAGGCCTTCATGAAGGGCGAGACGCTTCGCGACGAGCGCCTGCGGATCGAGGCGAAGCGCTGA
- a CDS encoding methylmalonyl-CoA mutase family protein translates to MADVPRHIATEFPPPSVEDWRRLVDKDLKGKPFTVLQSPLEGGLSLQPLYTPQDAPAPSEPPGVAPYVRGTQPLGHTEGGWTVCQEYAGPDVAGTAEALRDDLERGAQGAWLLLDAPHGIEVKDPATLERLLAHVPLDRTPVHLEPTRDVLAPASLLLQVARSRGVSPGALKGSLGIDPIAALARHGAAKVDVARTLAEAAPRVKSLLADAPGLRALLVSSRPWADAGATSVHELAWTLATGVEVLRELERADVAPGDAARSMQFALSVGGQFFPEIARLRAARLLWSKVVAACGGAPESQAMALHARTASATKTRRDPWVNILRATAESFAAVVAGADSVSTAPFDEPLGTPDEQGRRLARNTQLILRDESSLNRVADPAGGSYYLEQLTGDIARAAWAELQRIEALGGISRAIAQGDVARVLTETRTARDKAVRTRKLPIVGVSEFPHLGEATVQREAHPAALAQEAGAVTPPRPVRAAESFESLRDASDRYHAAHGARPRAFMANLGTVAEHTARSTWISNVLAVGGIEADEHRGFADATAAAELFAKAGTSLAVLSGPDSLYPEQVPALVAALKAKGARTVAVAGRPGEHEAAFRAAGVDLFLYAGADLFQLLKTLHQQLGVA, encoded by the coding sequence ATGGCTGACGTGCCTCGTCACATCGCAACGGAGTTCCCGCCGCCTTCCGTCGAGGACTGGCGCCGGCTCGTGGACAAGGACCTGAAGGGCAAGCCCTTCACCGTGCTCCAGTCGCCCCTGGAAGGCGGCCTGTCCCTCCAGCCCCTCTACACGCCCCAGGACGCCCCGGCGCCCTCCGAACCGCCCGGCGTCGCGCCCTACGTGCGCGGCACCCAGCCCCTGGGCCACACCGAGGGTGGTTGGACGGTGTGCCAGGAGTACGCCGGGCCCGACGTGGCCGGCACCGCCGAAGCGCTCCGCGACGACCTGGAGCGCGGCGCGCAGGGCGCCTGGCTGCTCCTGGACGCGCCCCACGGCATCGAGGTGAAGGACCCGGCCACGCTGGAGCGCCTGCTCGCGCACGTGCCGCTGGACCGCACGCCGGTGCACCTGGAGCCCACCCGGGACGTGCTCGCGCCCGCGTCGCTCCTGCTCCAGGTCGCCCGGAGCCGGGGCGTGTCCCCCGGAGCGCTGAAGGGCAGCCTGGGCATCGACCCCATCGCGGCCCTGGCGCGGCACGGCGCCGCGAAGGTGGACGTGGCCCGGACGCTGGCGGAGGCCGCGCCGCGGGTGAAGTCGCTGCTCGCGGACGCGCCGGGCCTGCGCGCGCTGCTGGTGTCGTCGCGCCCCTGGGCGGACGCGGGCGCCACCTCCGTGCATGAGCTGGCGTGGACGCTCGCCACCGGCGTGGAGGTCCTGCGCGAGCTGGAGCGCGCGGACGTGGCGCCGGGAGACGCGGCGCGCTCGATGCAGTTCGCCCTGTCCGTGGGCGGCCAGTTCTTCCCGGAGATCGCCCGGCTGCGCGCGGCGCGGCTGCTCTGGTCCAAGGTCGTCGCCGCTTGCGGTGGCGCGCCGGAGTCGCAGGCCATGGCGCTGCACGCGCGCACCGCCAGCGCCACCAAGACGCGGCGCGACCCGTGGGTGAACATCCTGCGCGCCACCGCGGAGTCCTTCGCCGCCGTGGTCGCGGGCGCGGACAGCGTGAGCACCGCCCCCTTCGACGAGCCCCTGGGCACGCCCGACGAGCAGGGCCGGCGCCTCGCGCGCAACACGCAGCTCATCCTGCGCGACGAGTCCAGCCTCAACCGCGTCGCGGATCCGGCGGGCGGCAGCTACTACCTGGAGCAGCTCACCGGCGACATCGCGCGCGCGGCCTGGGCGGAGCTGCAGCGCATCGAGGCGCTGGGCGGCATCTCCCGCGCCATCGCGCAGGGCGACGTGGCCCGCGTCCTCACCGAGACGCGCACCGCCCGCGACAAGGCCGTGCGCACCCGCAAGCTGCCCATCGTGGGCGTCAGCGAGTTCCCCCACCTGGGCGAAGCCACCGTGCAGCGCGAGGCCCACCCCGCGGCGCTCGCGCAAGAGGCGGGCGCTGTCACGCCGCCGCGCCCCGTCCGCGCGGCGGAGTCCTTCGAGTCCCTGCGCGACGCGAGCGACCGCTACCACGCCGCGCACGGCGCCCGGCCCCGCGCCTTCATGGCGAACCTGGGCACCGTGGCGGAGCACACCGCGCGCTCCACCTGGATCTCCAACGTGCTCGCGGTGGGCGGCATCGAAGCCGACGAGCACCGGGGCTTCGCGGACGCCACCGCCGCCGCGGAGCTGTTCGCGAAGGCGGGCACGTCGCTCGCCGTCCTCTCCGGTCCGGACTCGCTCTACCCGGAGCAGGTGCCCGCGCTCGTCGCGGCCCTGAAGGCGAAGGGCGCGCGCACGGTCGCCGTCGCGGGCCGCCCCGGTGAACACGAGGCCGCCTTCCGCGCGGCCGGCGTGGACCTCTTCCTCTACGCGGGAGCGGACCTGTTCCAGCTCCTGAAGACGCTGCACCAGCAGCTCGGAGTGGCCTGA
- a CDS encoding methylmalonyl-CoA mutase family protein — MRHPHPNTAPQPYRPRHHVRIVTAASLFDGHDAAINVMRRLMQASGAEIIHLGHNRSVAEIVDCAIQEDAQGIALTSYQGGHVEYLKYMIDLLRERGANIKVFAGGGGTILPTEIEELHQYGVARIYSPDDGRSMGLQGMIDDLISQCDFEIRPAEFKGLLKQPLPREPERIASLITIAENFADAGEALRTALKDASVDAPRVPVLGITGTGGAGKSSLVDELVRRFLADFPDKTLAVLSVDPSKRKSGGALLGDRIRMNAIDNPRVYMRSMATRQSNLALSRHVAHSIEVCKAAGFDLIVVETSGIGQSDTEITEHSDVALYVMTAEYGAATQLEKIDMLDFADVIAINKFDKRGSLDALRDVRKQWKRNHNAFTLPEDAVPVYGTIASQFNDPGMNTLYRALIDALVKKTGATLESKFSLTPGMSEKKWIIPPDRTRYLAEIVEACESYDGFVRAQAAIARRMYQLHGTIQALRQNVGKKKLEIVEPKDAADVVQVTERVEGEPAYLGDLVALYQDLESRLHADCRRLLAEWPATKKRYAASKYQFQVRDKVIELDLISETLSHLRVPKISLPKYEDWGDILTWLLRENAPGAFPFTAGVFPLKREGEDPARMFAGEGGPERTNKRFHYVSRGLPAKRLSTAFDSVTLYGEDPDHRPDIYGKVGNSGVSIANVDDAKKLYSGFDLADPSTSVSMTINGPAPMLLGFFLNAAVDQQCEKWIRANGKVEEVEQKIEALYRERGLPRPRYQGELPQGNDGLGLLLLGVSGDEVLPADVYAKIRASTLQAVRGTVQADILKEDQAQNTCIFSTEFALRVMGDIQQYFIDQKVRNFYSVSISGYHIAEAGANPISQLAFTLANGFTFVEYYLSRGMHIDDFAPNLSFFFSNGMDPEYAVLGRVARRIWAKAIRDKYGGNDRSQKLKYHIQTSGRSLHAQEIAFNDIRTTLQALLALNDNCNSLHTNAYDEAITTPTEESVRRALAIQLVINKEFGLSKNENPNQGSFIIEELTDLVEAAVLTEFRAISERGGVLGAMERMYQRSKIQEESLYYEMQKHDGTLPIVGVNTFLDPKGSPTVTPPEVIRATKEEKDYAITARDAFWKRNAKTAPAALEAVRRAALDNGNVFGALMDACKVCTLGQLSRALYEVGGQYRRNM; from the coding sequence GTGCGACACCCCCATCCGAACACCGCTCCCCAGCCGTACCGGCCCCGCCACCACGTCCGCATCGTCACGGCCGCCAGCCTCTTCGACGGACACGACGCGGCCATCAACGTGATGCGCCGCCTGATGCAGGCCTCCGGCGCGGAGATCATCCACCTGGGCCACAACCGCTCCGTGGCGGAGATCGTGGACTGCGCCATCCAGGAGGACGCCCAGGGCATCGCCCTCACGTCCTACCAGGGCGGCCACGTCGAGTACTTGAAGTACATGATCGACCTGCTGCGCGAGCGCGGCGCGAACATCAAGGTGTTCGCCGGCGGCGGCGGCACCATCCTCCCCACGGAGATCGAGGAGCTGCACCAGTACGGCGTCGCGCGCATCTATTCCCCGGACGACGGCCGCTCCATGGGCCTCCAGGGGATGATCGACGACCTCATCTCGCAATGTGACTTCGAGATCCGCCCCGCGGAGTTCAAGGGCCTGCTGAAGCAGCCGCTGCCCCGCGAGCCCGAGCGCATCGCGTCGCTCATCACCATCGCGGAGAACTTCGCGGACGCGGGGGAAGCGCTGCGCACCGCGCTCAAGGACGCCAGCGTGGACGCCCCCCGGGTGCCCGTGCTGGGTATCACCGGTACGGGCGGCGCGGGCAAGTCCAGCCTGGTGGACGAGCTGGTGCGCCGCTTCCTGGCGGACTTCCCGGACAAGACGCTCGCGGTCCTCTCCGTGGATCCGTCCAAGCGCAAGTCCGGCGGCGCGCTCCTGGGCGACCGCATCCGCATGAACGCCATCGACAACCCGCGCGTCTACATGCGCTCGATGGCCACCCGTCAGAGCAACCTGGCCCTGTCCCGGCACGTCGCCCACTCCATCGAGGTCTGCAAGGCGGCGGGCTTCGACCTCATCGTGGTGGAGACCTCCGGCATCGGCCAGTCGGACACGGAGATCACCGAGCACTCGGACGTGGCGCTCTACGTGATGACCGCCGAGTACGGCGCGGCGACGCAGCTCGAGAAGATCGACATGCTCGACTTCGCGGACGTCATCGCCATCAACAAGTTCGACAAGCGCGGGTCGCTGGACGCGCTGCGCGACGTGCGCAAGCAGTGGAAGCGCAACCACAACGCCTTCACGCTGCCCGAGGACGCGGTGCCCGTGTACGGCACCATCGCGTCGCAGTTCAACGACCCGGGCATGAACACGCTCTACCGGGCGCTCATCGACGCGCTGGTGAAGAAGACGGGCGCGACGCTCGAGAGCAAGTTCTCCCTCACGCCCGGCATGAGCGAGAAGAAGTGGATCATCCCCCCGGACCGCACGCGCTACCTGGCGGAGATCGTCGAAGCGTGTGAGTCCTACGACGGCTTCGTGCGCGCCCAGGCCGCCATCGCCCGGCGCATGTACCAGCTGCACGGCACCATCCAGGCCCTGCGCCAGAACGTGGGGAAGAAGAAGCTGGAGATCGTCGAGCCGAAGGACGCCGCCGACGTGGTGCAGGTGACGGAGCGCGTGGAGGGCGAGCCCGCGTACCTGGGCGACCTGGTGGCGCTGTACCAGGACCTGGAGAGCCGCCTGCACGCGGACTGCCGGCGCCTGCTGGCCGAGTGGCCCGCGACGAAGAAGCGCTACGCCGCGTCCAAGTACCAGTTCCAGGTGCGCGACAAGGTCATCGAGCTGGACCTCATCTCGGAGACGCTCTCCCACCTGCGCGTGCCGAAGATCTCCCTGCCGAAGTATGAGGACTGGGGGGACATCCTGACGTGGCTGCTGCGGGAGAACGCGCCGGGCGCCTTCCCGTTCACCGCGGGCGTCTTCCCGCTCAAGCGCGAGGGCGAGGACCCCGCGCGCATGTTCGCGGGCGAGGGCGGCCCGGAGCGCACCAACAAGCGCTTCCACTATGTGTCGCGCGGCCTGCCGGCGAAGCGCCTGTCCACGGCGTTCGACTCGGTGACGCTGTACGGCGAGGACCCGGACCACCGGCCGGACATCTACGGCAAGGTGGGCAACTCGGGGGTGTCCATCGCGAACGTGGACGACGCGAAGAAGCTCTACTCCGGCTTCGACCTGGCGGACCCGTCCACCTCCGTGTCCATGACCATCAACGGCCCGGCGCCCATGCTGCTGGGCTTCTTCCTCAACGCCGCGGTGGACCAGCAGTGCGAGAAGTGGATCCGCGCGAACGGGAAGGTGGAGGAGGTCGAGCAGAAGATTGAAGCCCTCTACCGGGAGCGCGGCCTGCCGCGTCCGCGCTACCAGGGGGAGCTGCCGCAGGGCAACGACGGGCTGGGGCTGCTGCTGCTGGGCGTGTCCGGCGACGAGGTGCTGCCGGCGGACGTCTACGCGAAGATCCGCGCGTCCACGCTCCAGGCGGTGCGCGGCACGGTGCAGGCGGACATCCTCAAGGAGGACCAGGCGCAGAACACCTGCATCTTCTCCACGGAGTTCGCCCTGCGGGTGATGGGCGACATCCAGCAGTACTTCATCGACCAGAAGGTGCGGAACTTCTACTCGGTGTCGATTTCCGGGTACCACATCGCGGAGGCCGGGGCGAACCCCATCTCCCAGCTGGCCTTCACGCTGGCCAACGGCTTCACCTTCGTCGAGTACTACCTGTCGCGCGGGATGCACATCGACGACTTCGCGCCGAACCTGTCGTTCTTCTTCTCCAACGGCATGGACCCCGAGTACGCGGTGCTGGGGCGCGTGGCCCGCCGCATCTGGGCCAAGGCCATCCGGGACAAGTACGGCGGCAACGACCGGTCGCAGAAGCTGAAGTACCACATCCAGACGTCGGGCCGGTCCCTGCACGCGCAGGAGATCGCCTTCAACGACATCCGGACCACGCTGCAGGCGCTGCTGGCGCTCAACGACAACTGCAATTCGTTGCACACGAACGCCTACGACGAGGCCATCACCACGCCCACGGAGGAGAGCGTGCGGCGCGCGCTGGCCATCCAGCTGGTCATCAACAAGGAGTTCGGCCTGTCGAAGAACGAGAACCCGAACCAGGGCTCGTTCATCATCGAGGAGCTGACGGACCTGGTGGAGGCGGCGGTGCTGACGGAGTTCCGCGCCATCTCCGAGCGCGGCGGCGTGCTGGGCGCGATGGAGCGGATGTACCAGCGCTCCAAGATCCAGGAGGAGTCGCTCTACTACGAGATGCAGAAGCACGACGGGACGCTGCCCATCGTGGGCGTGAACACCTTCCTGGACCCGAAGGGCTCGCCCACGGTGACGCCGCCGGAGGTGATTCGCGCGACGAAGGAGGAGAAGGACTACGCCATCACCGCGCGCGACGCCTTCTGGAAGCGCAACGCGAAGACGGCGCCCGCCGCGCTGGAGGCGGTGCGCCGCGCGGCGCTGGACAACGGCAACGTGTTCGGCGCGCTGATGGACGCGTGCAAGGTGTGCACGCTGGGCCAGCTGTCCCGCGCGCTGTACGAGGTGGGCGGGCAGTACCGCCGCAACATGTGA